In the Puniceicoccales bacterium genome, one interval contains:
- the rpsN gene encoding 30S ribosomal protein S14 — protein sequence MAKISVIKRNEKRMALVAKFAAKRKEYKKILSNPDVDDDMFFKTLYNLNRLPRNSSLVRLRNRCCITGRPRAFHGRFGISRLKLREFALSGLIPGLVKASW from the coding sequence ATGGCGAAAATTTCAGTAATAAAAAGAAATGAAAAAAGGATGGCTCTCGTTGCAAAGTTCGCGGCGAAGAGAAAAGAATATAAAAAAATACTCAGCAATCCCGATGTAGATGATGATATGTTTTTTAAGACCTTGTACAACTTAAACAGGCTTCCAAGGAATTCATCATTGGTGCGATTGAGAAATAGATGCTGCATAACCGGAAGACCCCGTGCATTTCATGGTAGATTTGGCATCTCGAGGCTTAAATTGAGAGAATTTGCTTTGTCTGGACTGATTCCGGGATTGGTCAAGGCATCTTGGTAA
- the rpsC gene encoding 30S ribosomal protein S3 — MGQKVNPVGLRLLVRRNWGSHWYATKKDFPKLLHEDFKIRSFLKEKLGPAACSQISIERAGNRARVKIFTSRPGLVIGRKGQELDKLCDDLKTLTGREAIVDIQEIKRPDLVAQLVAENIAIQLERRVSFRRAMKKAVQTAIGLGADGIRLQCAGRLGGAEIARTESQRAGRVPLHTLKENIDYGFSEAGTVYGKVGIKCWICRNDELKV; from the coding sequence ATGGGACAAAAGGTTAATCCAGTTGGTTTGCGTTTATTAGTTAGGAGAAATTGGGGTTCGCATTGGTATGCGACCAAAAAAGATTTTCCAAAGCTATTACATGAAGATTTTAAAATAAGATCATTTCTTAAGGAGAAGTTAGGGCCGGCAGCTTGTTCTCAGATATCCATAGAACGGGCAGGAAATCGCGCACGGGTCAAAATATTTACATCACGGCCAGGCCTTGTGATAGGTCGAAAGGGCCAGGAGCTCGATAAATTGTGTGATGATTTGAAAACATTGACCGGCCGGGAAGCAATCGTTGATATTCAAGAAATTAAAAGACCTGACCTGGTGGCTCAATTAGTGGCAGAGAATATCGCAATTCAATTGGAGCGTCGCGTATCATTTCGGAGGGCAATGAAAAAAGCAGTTCAGACTGCCATTGGCTTGGGAGCTGATGGAATTAGGCTTCAATGTGCCGGACGTTTGGGCGGCGCTGAAATAGCTAGAACCGAATCTCAGAGAGCCGGACGTGTTCCATTGCATACTCTTAAGGAAAATATAGACTACGGTTTTTCCGAAGCCGGAACAGTTTATGGTAAGGTTGGAATTAAATGTTGGATTTGTCGTAATGACGAATTAAAGGTATAA
- the rplE gene encoding 50S ribosomal protein L5: protein MKVRSALKDLYLKSIAPELEKVRGYRNRHDVPKLEKIVVNSAINSSCDKSYIEDLTRDIGLITCQKPVVVAAKKSISNFKLRKGVPNGIKVTLRGDAMYDFFLRFTCIALPIVRDFRGVSNKMDGRGNYTIGVTDHTIFPEISVDREKKTIGMDISFVTTAKTDDEGWDLLRMLGMPFKKKINS from the coding sequence ATGAAAGTTAGATCTGCATTAAAGGATTTGTATCTTAAATCGATTGCTCCTGAGCTTGAGAAGGTTCGCGGATATCGCAATCGTCATGATGTGCCAAAGCTTGAAAAAATTGTCGTAAATTCTGCAATAAACTCAAGCTGCGATAAGTCTTACATTGAAGATCTTACGAGAGATATAGGATTGATAACCTGCCAAAAACCTGTGGTGGTTGCTGCTAAGAAAAGTATTTCTAATTTCAAACTTAGAAAGGGCGTACCAAATGGCATAAAAGTTACGTTGCGTGGTGATGCCATGTACGATTTTTTCTTGAGATTTACATGTATCGCGCTTCCTATCGTCAGAGATTTTCGTGGTGTTTCAAACAAAATGGATGGCCGCGGGAATTATACCATTGGGGTAACCGATCATACCATATTTCCTGAAATTAGTGTTGACCGCGAGAAAAAAACCATAGGAATGGATATATCATTTGTCACAACGGCGAAAACCGACGATGAAGGATGGGATCTTCTCAGGATGCTGGGCATGCCCTTTAAGAAAAAAATTAATTCCTAG
- the rplV gene encoding 50S ribosomal protein L22 — translation MEIRSVIKYARMSPKKVHTVARSVVGMPAEKALQLLKLINKKSAYLLAKTLASAMANAECKNVGSASLYVKDAIAEQGFSLHRSIPAARGSAHPIRKRTSHIKVILTDNLK, via the coding sequence ATGGAAATAAGATCTGTAATAAAATATGCAAGAATGTCGCCGAAGAAGGTGCATACAGTTGCCCGTTCTGTAGTAGGCATGCCCGCGGAAAAAGCTTTGCAACTGCTGAAACTTATAAACAAAAAATCTGCTTATTTATTGGCGAAAACTTTGGCCAGTGCCATGGCAAATGCTGAATGCAAAAATGTAGGTTCAGCTTCGCTCTATGTCAAAGATGCCATTGCAGAACAAGGGTTTTCGCTTCACAGATCCATTCCTGCGGCCAGAGGATCGGCTCATCCAATAAGAAAACGAACCAGCCACATAAAAGTGATTCTTACTGATAATTTGAAATGA
- the rplP gene encoding 50S ribosomal protein L16 → MSKLSPARTKYRKVQKGRNRGKTKGGDSLAFGDFGIQALERCSMTASQIEAARVSISRHLKRKGKLWVRVFPHKPITKKPAETRMGKGKGPVEYWASAVKPGVILFELAGVSLTLAREALRLADCKLPIHCRFISRESLEEYK, encoded by the coding sequence ATGAGCAAATTATCACCAGCAAGAACCAAATATAGAAAGGTACAAAAAGGGAGAAACCGTGGGAAAACCAAAGGTGGCGATTCTTTGGCCTTTGGCGATTTTGGAATTCAAGCACTCGAACGATGCAGTATGACTGCGTCTCAGATAGAAGCAGCGAGGGTTTCCATATCTCGGCATTTAAAAAGAAAAGGCAAATTATGGGTCAGAGTTTTTCCACATAAACCAATAACTAAAAAGCCAGCCGAAACACGCATGGGCAAAGGAAAAGGTCCTGTTGAATATTGGGCATCCGCGGTAAAACCAGGAGTAATATTATTTGAATTGGCTGGCGTTTCATTAACATTAGCACGTGAAGCACTTAGGTTGGCTGATTGCAAATTGCCGATCCATTGTAGATTCATTAGTCGTGAAAGTTTGGAGGAATATAAATGA
- the rplC gene encoding 50S ribosomal protein L3, which translates to MKDKTLILGRKIGMTQVFIESGKLIPVTVIQAGPCYVSQIKTEIRDGYSAIQIAFEQKKQSNITKPLLGHFSKNNLSVGSVICEFRTNGDSAYQIGDIIDMSIFSKGEKVDVIGTSKGRGFQGVMKRYGFSGGPASHGSMFHRRGGSYGQRQWPGHVYKGRKMPGHAGCDRITIQNLEIVDLKQDRGIILVKGGVPGANDCLVAIRKSQKAKCGKKD; encoded by the coding sequence ATGAAGGATAAAACATTAATTTTAGGTAGAAAGATCGGAATGACCCAGGTATTCATCGAATCTGGGAAGCTTATTCCTGTAACGGTTATTCAGGCCGGACCATGTTATGTAAGTCAGATAAAAACCGAGATAAGGGATGGATATTCTGCCATTCAGATAGCTTTTGAGCAAAAAAAACAATCGAATATCACAAAACCATTGCTCGGACATTTTTCTAAAAATAATTTAAGCGTCGGTAGTGTTATTTGTGAATTCAGAACGAATGGCGATTCGGCTTATCAAATTGGAGATATCATAGATATGTCAATTTTTTCCAAAGGTGAAAAAGTTGATGTGATAGGAACATCAAAAGGCCGTGGATTTCAAGGAGTTATGAAGCGATATGGTTTTTCTGGTGGACCAGCGTCGCATGGTTCGATGTTTCATAGACGAGGTGGATCCTATGGACAACGGCAATGGCCTGGACATGTATATAAAGGCCGAAAGATGCCCGGTCATGCCGGTTGCGATAGGATAACGATTCAAAATCTCGAAATCGTTGATTTAAAACAGGATCGTGGTATTATTTTAGTGAAAGGTGGCGTCCCCGGTGCCAATGATTGTTTAGTTGCCATACGCAAGTCACAAAAAGCGAAATGTGGCAAAAAAGATTGA
- the rpsJ gene encoding 30S ribosomal protein S10: MAHRIRIKLKSFDYRLVDLSSAEIVDTAKRSGARVVGPVPLPTRKERFTVNRSPHKDKKSMDQYELCTHDRMIEIHEPTSNTIDSLKKLNLPAGVEISIKA; the protein is encoded by the coding sequence ATGGCTCATAGAATTAGGATAAAATTGAAAAGTTTTGATTATAGATTGGTTGATTTGTCATCGGCAGAAATTGTTGACACTGCTAAACGTTCCGGTGCAAGGGTGGTGGGCCCCGTTCCATTACCTACGCGAAAAGAACGCTTTACGGTTAATAGATCTCCCCATAAAGACAAAAAATCAATGGATCAATATGAATTATGTACGCATGATAGGATGATCGAGATTCATGAACCGACAAGCAATACTATAGATTCGTTAAAAAAATTGAATTTACCTGCAGGGGTTGAGATAAGTATTAAAGCATAA
- the rplW gene encoding 50S ribosomal protein L23: MIFIDKILTRIYCTEKFTGLSSMLNQYAFEVHRGANKMSIKHAIEKAFGVDVVSINTIIRRGKLKRDRSRRGCYGRTSCKKLAIVGIKKEQKIEVV; this comes from the coding sequence ATGATTTTTATTGACAAAATTTTGACTCGTATCTACTGTACAGAAAAGTTTACAGGTCTATCATCTATGTTAAATCAATATGCATTTGAGGTTCATCGAGGCGCAAACAAGATGTCTATTAAGCATGCCATTGAAAAAGCCTTTGGGGTGGATGTTGTTAGCATCAATACGATTATTAGGCGTGGAAAATTGAAAAGAGATAGATCGCGACGCGGGTGCTATGGCAGAACGAGTTGCAAAAAGCTTGCGATAGTCGGCATTAAAAAAGAACAGAAAATAGAGGTTGTTTGA
- the rpsQ gene encoding 30S ribosomal protein S17, whose protein sequence is MSESGNNSRKNARKRLVGVVIGRCGDKTIKVSYSYKIPHILYKKEVRRRTLVYVHDQNNECSLGDEVEIVETRPLSKLKRWRFVNTVKKAPVL, encoded by the coding sequence ATGTCGGAGAGCGGTAATAATAGTAGAAAAAATGCAAGAAAGAGATTGGTCGGGGTTGTGATCGGACGTTGTGGTGACAAAACCATCAAAGTTTCCTATTCCTATAAAATTCCACATATTCTTTATAAAAAAGAAGTTAGGCGAAGGACACTTGTATATGTCCATGATCAAAACAATGAATGCTCTTTGGGCGATGAAGTTGAAATAGTAGAGACGCGACCATTAAGCAAATTGAAGCGTTGGCGATTTGTCAACACGGTAAAAAAGGCACCAGTTTTGTAA
- the rpsG gene encoding 30S ribosomal protein S7: MSRRRRAEKREIAKDPRFNSQLVGQLVNIVMERGKKSLACSIVYGAIEYASEQLSKGDPIELLMGAIENARPKLEVKSRRIGGATYQVPMEVPYVRQQSLVFRWMVKMANGRKGQCMRNALGQEIVDAYNNIGAVVKKKTEMHKMAQANRAFAHLVW; this comes from the coding sequence ATGTCAAGGCGCAGAAGAGCAGAGAAGCGAGAAATAGCGAAGGATCCTAGGTTTAATAGCCAATTGGTAGGTCAGTTGGTTAATATAGTAATGGAGCGTGGCAAGAAATCTCTTGCCTGCTCCATAGTATACGGGGCAATAGAGTATGCCAGTGAACAACTTAGCAAAGGTGATCCCATAGAATTACTGATGGGAGCCATTGAAAATGCTAGGCCAAAGCTTGAGGTAAAGAGTCGTCGAATAGGCGGCGCCACCTATCAAGTTCCCATGGAAGTACCTTATGTGCGGCAGCAAAGTCTTGTATTTAGATGGATGGTCAAAATGGCGAATGGCAGAAAAGGCCAATGCATGCGCAACGCTCTTGGCCAGGAAATAGTTGATGCCTATAATAATATCGGCGCGGTGGTCAAAAAAAAGACAGAAATGCACAAAATGGCTCAAGCAAATCGGGCTTTTGCGCATCTAGTCTGGTAA
- the rpsS gene encoding 30S ribosomal protein S19: MARSSKKGFFVDPGLLDRVDIAASSDSRKPIKTWSRRSTITPDFVGLNFQVHNGKIFVDVHITENMVGHKLGEFSPTRTFKTHNPHTQK; encoded by the coding sequence ATGGCACGTTCTTCTAAAAAAGGATTTTTTGTCGACCCTGGGCTATTGGATCGAGTGGATATTGCGGCCAGTTCGGATAGTAGGAAACCGATAAAAACTTGGTCTCGACGGTCCACTATTACACCCGATTTTGTTGGTTTAAATTTTCAAGTTCACAATGGTAAAATTTTCGTTGATGTTCACATAACAGAAAATATGGTAGGTCACAAACTCGGTGAATTCTCCCCTACTCGCACATTTAAAACACACAACCCTCACACTCAGAAATAG
- the rplD gene encoding 50S ribosomal protein L4, with protein sequence MAKKIERIADMKLRIYNSSGELSNEKEIAELTAFDGDRGINAVKFVLDVFLSNKRQGNASTKTHSTVSGSGKKPYRQKGTGNARHGSIRSPLWSGGGIVFGPHPRSYYKKINKKVKRLALGRTIYDGVLSSELSAIEAFPQINAKSRALIEFINKIYPPNDDKILVIDTEFSKEFILASRNCTRIYRMTAAYVNALDLVRYDHYLVSEAAFEVLINRAGI encoded by the coding sequence GTGGCAAAAAAGATTGAGAGGATTGCTGATATGAAATTAAGGATTTATAATTCTTCAGGAGAGTTGTCTAACGAAAAGGAAATAGCTGAGTTGACGGCATTTGATGGTGATCGTGGCATCAATGCTGTGAAATTTGTTCTGGATGTTTTTCTTTCTAATAAAAGGCAGGGCAATGCTTCAACCAAGACACATTCAACCGTAAGTGGCAGTGGCAAAAAACCTTATAGACAGAAAGGCACCGGCAACGCTAGGCATGGGTCGATTAGAAGTCCTCTATGGAGCGGCGGTGGTATTGTTTTTGGGCCACATCCGCGCAGTTATTACAAAAAAATAAACAAAAAAGTGAAAAGATTGGCTCTGGGTCGCACCATATACGATGGAGTATTATCATCAGAACTGTCTGCCATAGAGGCATTTCCGCAAATAAATGCAAAATCTAGAGCACTGATAGAATTTATAAACAAAATTTATCCACCAAATGATGATAAAATTCTCGTCATAGATACAGAATTTTCTAAGGAATTTATTTTAGCTTCACGAAATTGCACCAGAATATATAGGATGACTGCAGCTTATGTAAACGCCTTGGATTTAGTACGTTATGATCACTATTTAGTTTCAGAGGCAGCTTTTGAGGTTTTAATAAACAGAGCAGGAATATAA
- the rpmC gene encoding 50S ribosomal protein L29, translated as MTDKIDYSELSIIDLRKKLEKMHEELFQLRLKKSSAQLENSASITKTRKEIAKIETFLRQKACKFCQTLTC; from the coding sequence ATGACTGATAAAATTGATTATAGTGAGCTTTCTATTATTGATCTCAGGAAAAAATTGGAAAAAATGCATGAAGAACTGTTCCAGCTGCGATTGAAAAAATCATCGGCTCAGTTGGAAAATTCTGCTTCTATCACCAAAACAAGAAAAGAAATTGCAAAAATTGAAACTTTTTTGAGACAAAAGGCTTGCAAGTTTTGTCAAACACTAACATGTTAG
- the rplN gene encoding 50S ribosomal protein L14, with product MLQQQSILDVADNTGAKKAMMIRRLGQNKRTASVGDVIVVAIKDSIPEASVKKGTVAKAVIVRTAYPIRREDGSYLRFDSNACVIIDDKNNPSGTRIFGPVARELRQKNFMKIVSLSPEVI from the coding sequence ATGTTACAGCAACAGAGCATATTAGATGTAGCGGATAATACCGGAGCCAAAAAGGCAATGATGATTCGACGCCTCGGACAGAACAAAAGGACTGCTTCGGTTGGCGATGTCATTGTGGTCGCCATAAAAGATAGTATACCGGAAGCATCCGTGAAGAAAGGTACTGTGGCTAAGGCAGTTATAGTTAGAACAGCCTATCCGATAAGACGTGAAGATGGCAGCTATTTGCGCTTCGATAGCAATGCCTGCGTGATAATAGATGACAAAAACAATCCGTCTGGAACTAGAATTTTTGGGCCAGTGGCTCGAGAATTAAGACAAAAAAATTTCATGAAAATAGTGTCGCTGTCTCCGGAGGTAATATGA
- the fusA gene encoding elongation factor G has translation MAIKKISSINPSDRKKISSVNSPDRSTPLEYTRNIGIAAHIDAGKTTTTERILYYTGVVHKMGEVHDGTAVTDWMEQERERGITITSAAISCSWKTNEGNFSGIKHQINIIDTPGHVDFTAEVERSLRVLDGAVAVFCAVAGVQPQSETVWRQMDKYNVPRIAFINKMDRTGADFLGAVEDIRTKLGGNAHPLYLNFGQEENFRGLIDLVKMKAYVYDESDELGTKYDTIEIPAEYLNEAKKHREALIEAIADYDDTIAEKYLEGKELSIDEIRIAIRKATLSMDFIGVIPGSSFKKKGVQFLLDAVVEYLPSPLDLPPMKAFNDDGSEIGIAPDDSANPAVLAFKLMSDPYVGKLIFCRVYAGQLKKGDSVYNPRTGKTERVSRLMIMKADSREDISVAYSGDICALIGIKGIVTGDTLCTRDAEVILEPPTFPEPVISMSIEPKAKDDREKLSTALQNLAEEDPTFKVSTNTETGQMIIAGMGELHLEIICDRLFREFGVNVTSGRPQIAYKETISAEATGEGKFIRQSGGRGQYGHAIVKIEPTSRGEGIEIINEIVGGAIPKEYIKPTQDGIIEGSKNGVVAGYQVIDFKVRIIDGSFHEVDSSEMAFRMAGIFAFKEAMKKASPILLEPIMKVEISTPDEYQGDIMGDINRRRGQIQSMETRGAFASVIAFVPLETMFGYATDIRSLTKGRASYSMTPSHFEQVPANSLQQIVENSIRAVARA, from the coding sequence ATGGCCATTAAAAAGATTTCGTCAATAAATCCTTCAGATCGTAAAAAGATTTCGTCGGTAAACTCTCCAGATCGTAGCACGCCGCTGGAATATACTAGAAATATTGGCATAGCCGCTCATATAGATGCCGGAAAAACCACCACCACCGAAAGGATATTATATTACACCGGGGTGGTCCATAAAATGGGAGAAGTTCACGATGGTACCGCGGTTACCGATTGGATGGAACAAGAAAGAGAACGAGGAATAACCATAACTTCCGCTGCCATAAGTTGTTCATGGAAAACAAATGAAGGTAATTTTTCTGGAATAAAGCATCAAATAAATATTATCGATACACCTGGTCACGTAGATTTTACGGCCGAAGTGGAAAGGTCGTTGCGGGTACTAGATGGAGCTGTGGCTGTATTTTGTGCCGTGGCCGGCGTTCAACCACAATCGGAAACCGTTTGGAGGCAAATGGATAAGTATAATGTCCCAAGAATAGCGTTCATAAATAAAATGGATCGTACCGGCGCAGATTTTCTCGGTGCTGTTGAAGATATAAGAACCAAACTTGGTGGCAATGCCCATCCGCTATATTTGAATTTTGGTCAAGAAGAAAATTTTCGTGGCCTCATCGATTTGGTAAAAATGAAGGCCTATGTATACGATGAATCCGATGAGCTTGGGACTAAGTATGATACGATTGAAATACCGGCCGAATATCTAAATGAAGCAAAAAAACATAGAGAGGCATTAATCGAAGCCATAGCTGATTACGATGACACAATTGCAGAAAAATACTTAGAAGGCAAAGAGTTATCAATCGATGAAATACGCATTGCCATAAGAAAAGCTACTCTATCGATGGATTTTATAGGAGTTATACCGGGCAGTTCATTTAAGAAAAAAGGGGTTCAGTTTTTGCTCGATGCCGTGGTGGAATATTTGCCATCTCCATTGGATTTGCCACCAATGAAGGCATTTAATGATGATGGTTCTGAAATTGGAATTGCTCCCGATGATAGCGCAAATCCAGCGGTATTGGCTTTCAAATTGATGTCGGATCCCTACGTGGGAAAGCTTATTTTTTGTAGAGTATATGCCGGTCAGCTTAAAAAAGGAGATAGTGTTTACAATCCGCGCACTGGCAAAACCGAAAGGGTCAGCAGGTTAATGATCATGAAAGCTGATTCTCGCGAAGATATAAGTGTGGCCTATTCTGGCGATATTTGCGCTCTCATAGGCATCAAGGGCATTGTCACCGGCGACACTTTGTGTACACGGGATGCGGAAGTAATTTTAGAACCGCCCACATTTCCCGAGCCAGTGATAAGTATGTCCATCGAACCGAAGGCAAAAGATGATAGGGAAAAATTGTCCACAGCACTGCAAAATTTAGCTGAGGAAGATCCAACGTTTAAGGTTTCTACAAATACCGAAACAGGGCAGATGATAATAGCCGGCATGGGTGAGTTACATCTCGAAATAATATGCGACAGATTGTTTCGGGAATTTGGCGTCAATGTGACCTCTGGTCGACCGCAAATTGCCTATAAAGAAACCATTTCAGCAGAAGCCACCGGCGAAGGTAAATTTATAAGACAGTCCGGCGGGCGCGGTCAATATGGCCATGCAATTGTTAAGATTGAACCTACTTCTCGAGGCGAAGGCATTGAAATTATCAATGAAATAGTTGGTGGTGCTATTCCAAAGGAATATATAAAGCCGACTCAGGATGGCATAATTGAAGGATCGAAGAATGGTGTGGTGGCTGGATACCAAGTGATAGATTTTAAGGTAAGAATAATTGATGGAAGTTTTCATGAAGTTGATTCTTCGGAAATGGCGTTTAGGATGGCCGGCATTTTTGCCTTTAAAGAGGCGATGAAAAAGGCATCACCCATATTGCTTGAACCAATAATGAAGGTCGAAATATCTACACCAGATGAATATCAAGGAGATATAATGGGTGATATAAATAGGCGTCGTGGGCAAATTCAAAGTATGGAAACGAGGGGGGCTTTTGCTAGTGTGATCGCTTTTGTTCCCCTTGAAACCATGTTCGGATATGCGACAGATATTCGTTCATTAACCAAAGGGCGTGCAAGTTATTCCATGACACCGTCGCATTTTGAGCAAGTTCCTGCGAATTCGCTCCAGCAAATAGTTGAAAATTCCATACGTGCCGTCGCACGTGCTTAG
- the rplB gene encoding 50S ribosomal protein L2, with amino-acid sequence MSIIQHNPRTPGQRFLHLSRRQLHKNRPERRLIVSKIRSSGRNCYGRITSRRRGGGHKKLYRVIDFKRDKLDVSGTISRIEYDPNRSADVALVIYGDGEKRYIPCPRDTGIGTKVISLNSSTDNFSVGMSLPLNMMPLGIPIHCIELHPGCGAVLARSAGTRATLVAMDGKFATVKMPSGEIRLLNPKCRATIGEVGNGEHFKQSLGKAGRNRWLGRRPRVRGVAMNPVDHPMGGGEGRSSGGRHPTSPWAQLAKGLPTRKKSKPTNAMIIVRRNGRKVKKG; translated from the coding sequence ATGAGCATTATTCAACATAATCCAAGGACGCCAGGTCAAAGATTTTTGCACCTGAGTAGACGCCAGTTGCATAAAAATAGACCTGAGCGTAGACTTATTGTCAGTAAAATTCGCAGCAGTGGCAGAAATTGTTATGGCAGAATAACATCGCGCAGGCGAGGCGGCGGGCATAAAAAACTCTATAGAGTCATTGATTTTAAAAGAGATAAACTCGATGTATCTGGAACCATTTCCAGGATTGAATATGATCCCAATAGGTCAGCCGATGTTGCATTGGTGATTTATGGCGATGGAGAAAAACGCTACATTCCGTGCCCTCGTGACACTGGAATTGGCACGAAGGTGATCAGCTTAAATTCTTCAACGGATAATTTCAGTGTTGGTATGTCGTTGCCGTTGAATATGATGCCGCTTGGCATTCCTATCCATTGTATTGAATTACATCCTGGCTGTGGGGCGGTTTTAGCTCGTAGCGCCGGTACTCGGGCCACATTGGTTGCCATGGACGGTAAGTTTGCAACGGTCAAAATGCCCAGCGGTGAAATAAGATTATTGAATCCTAAATGTCGTGCGACCATAGGCGAAGTTGGTAATGGCGAACACTTTAAGCAATCTCTTGGGAAAGCTGGCAGAAATCGTTGGCTCGGACGTAGACCAAGAGTTCGTGGTGTTGCAATGAATCCAGTGGATCATCCAATGGGTGGTGGCGAAGGTCGTTCATCCGGCGGAAGACATCCAACTTCTCCCTGGGCACAATTGGCTAAGGGATTGCCCACCAGGAAAAAATCAAAACCAACCAATGCTATGATTATAGTTAGGCGAAATGGTAGAAAGGTGAAAAAAGGTTAA
- the rplX gene encoding 50S ribosomal protein L24: MKYSIKKGDDVVVISGTNKGKRGRIISVLRNSCRVVVEGVALRRQFIKKSQSNPEGGEIKIESSIHYSNVMLASKYDSKRAKDAS; encoded by the coding sequence ATGAAATATTCAATAAAAAAAGGTGATGATGTGGTTGTTATTTCGGGCACTAATAAAGGCAAACGTGGTCGAATAATTAGTGTTTTGCGAAATTCATGTCGTGTTGTAGTGGAAGGAGTTGCATTGCGAAGACAATTCATAAAAAAGAGCCAGTCCAATCCAGAGGGTGGTGAAATTAAAATCGAGTCATCGATTCATTATTCCAATGTTATGTTGGCCTCGAAATACGATTCAAAGAGAGCAAAAGACGCTTCGTAA
- the rpsL gene encoding 30S ribosomal protein S12: protein MPTINQLINNPRVSSLVKSKAPALRSNPFRRGVCIQVMTRTPKKPNSAIRKVTKVRLTNKMEIVAYIPDEGHSLQEHSVVLVRGGRVKDLPGVRYHVVRGALDCTGVEKRRRSRSKYGVKRPKANKK, encoded by the coding sequence ATGCCTACAATTAATCAGTTAATAAATAACCCAAGGGTTAGTAGTTTAGTAAAATCAAAAGCTCCGGCGCTGAGGAGTAATCCGTTTCGGCGTGGTGTTTGTATACAGGTTATGACGCGCACACCAAAAAAACCAAATTCGGCCATTCGTAAGGTTACTAAGGTTCGATTAACTAACAAAATGGAGATAGTTGCCTATATTCCTGATGAAGGACATAGTTTGCAAGAGCATAGCGTCGTTCTAGTTCGCGGAGGAAGGGTAAAAGATCTACCTGGAGTTAGGTATCACGTGGTTCGTGGAGCACTTGATTGTACGGGAGTTGAAAAACGTCGTCGCAGCAGATCCAAATATGGAGTCAAAAGACCAAAGGCTAATAAAAAGTAA